One Cucumis sativus cultivar 9930 chromosome 1, Cucumber_9930_V3, whole genome shotgun sequence DNA segment encodes these proteins:
- the LOC116401803 gene encoding uncharacterized protein LOC116401803, with the protein MEQRFTELMTAIAQNQQAPAVPPAPVVPPAPAAPPAQGLPNQLSAEAKHLRDFRKYDPQTFDGSLEDPTKAEMWLSSVETIFNYMRCPEEHRVQCAAFLLRDRGIIWWRTTMRMLGGDVRQITWDQFKDCFYTKFFSANLRDAKSQEFLELKQGYMTVEEYDQEFDMLSRFAPELVSNEQARADRFVKGLRDEIRGFVRALKPTTQAEALRLAVDMSIGKDEIQPRSFDKGSSSGQKRKVEQRTVGVPQRNLRPGDPFRSFQQSSGGAGDTTRERPVCNTCGKRHLGRCLMGTRVCYKCKQEGHMADRCPLRSTGAGSSSQGERPPQRGTIFATNRSEAEKAGTVVTGKGKGNKGGKQARGRKEA; encoded by the exons ATGGAGCAGAGGTTTACAGAACTTATGACAGCTATAGCTCAAAACCAGCAGGCACCTGCGGTTCCACCTGCACCTGTAGTTCCCCCTGCACCAGCAGCCCCTCCTGCACAAGGATTACCGAACCAACTTTCTGCTGAGGCGAAACATTTGAGGGACTTTCGGAAGTATGACCCTCAGACGTTTGATGGGTCACTGGAGGATCCTACTAAAGCTGAAATGTGGTTGTCCTCTGTGGaaaccatatttaattacatgagATGTCCCGAGGAGCACAGAGTTCAGTGTGCTGCTTTTCTACTGAGGGACAGAGGCATTATCTGGTGGAGGACTACAATGCGCATGCTAGGTGGAGATGTGAGGCAAATTACCTGGGATCAGTTTAAGGACTGCTTCTATACCAAGTTTTTCTCGGCTAACCTTAGAGACGCCAAAAGCCAGGAATTCTTGGAGTTGAAGCAAGGATATATGACAGTCGAGGAGTACGACCAGGAGTTTGATATGCTGTCACGTTTTGCCCCTGAGCTTGTTAGTAATGAGCAGGCTAGAGCTGATAGGTTCGTCAAGGGATTGAGAGATGAAATTAGGGGCTTTGTGCGAGCACTAAAGCCCACTACCCAAGCTGAAGCACTGCGTCTGGCAGTGGATATGAGCATTGGGAAGGATGAAATACAGCCAAGGAGCTTTGATAAGGGATCGTCGTCgggtcaaaagagaaaagtagagCAGAGAACTGTAGGAGTTCCTCAGAGGAACTTGAGACCAGGCGATCCTTTTCGCAGTTTCCAGCAGAGTTCTGGCGGTGCAGGAGACACTACTCGAGAGAGGCCAGTATGTAATACGTGTGGGAAACGCCACCTGGGTCGTTGTTTGATGGGAACGAGAGTCTGTTATAAGTGCAAGCAAGAGGGACACATGGCTGATAGGTGTCCCTTGAGATCTACTGGGGCTGGATCGAGCAGTCAGGGAGAGAGACCTCCACAGCGGGGTACAATCTTTGCCACTAATAGATCAGAGGCAGAGAAGGCCGGCACAGTAGTGACAG gcaaag gcaaaggtaataaaggcggcaaacaggcgaggggcaggaaggaagcgtga
- the LOC116404141 gene encoding uncharacterized protein LOC116404141, producing the protein MRFEKKGKLSPRFVGPFEILERVGVVAYRLALPPSLSAVHNVFHVSMLRKYVADTSHVVDYEPLEIDEHLSYVEQPVEILAREVKMLRNRSIPLVKVLWQNHRIEEATWEREEEMSRVISGLKLSRTKVS; encoded by the coding sequence atgcgttttgagaagaaaggaaagttaaGTCCTCGTTTTGTTGGACCATTTGAGATCTTAGAGAGGGTTGGTGTTGTGGCGTATCGCTTGGCATTACCACCATCTCTCTCTGcagttcataatgttttccatgtttcGATGTTGAGGAAGTATGTGGCCGATACATCTCATGTAGTGGACTATGAACCCTTGGAGATTGATGAGCATTTGAGCTATGTAGAACAACCTGTGGAGATTCTGGCTAGAGAGGTAAAGATGCTTCGTAATAGAAGCATTCCATTAGTAAAGGTTTTGTGGCAGAATCATCGAATTGAAGAGGCGACATGGGAGCGAGAAGAAGAGATGAGCAGAGTTATTTCAGGATTAAAACTTTCGAGGACGAAAGTTTCTTAA